A single region of the Armatimonadota bacterium genome encodes:
- a CDS encoding HD domain-containing protein codes for MTFYLPLLLLIGIAGIFSGWIEFRFEDFGLLPLSLASAVVLALLVIMGTGIALATGIVASVLGQALLGNAIKANLAGEAARSMLLLSIPLGVTTLLLDRASLSGTSSYIVLLTCGIFLIIDAVLRVFSLISSERIGLSRAVPLVFTTLYPYYLLTPPLVLLLAISREVFGLLGLVVGIAVVAELCYPWKLLNEQSVLLFRSLKMISQAVDLKDPYTSNHSRRVADLAVKVARRMGLPESEIPTIRTAALMHDIGKIGIPVDIIRKPQRLTSQEMTVVRRHPIAGAELIQSLDEKAAEIVKHSHEHFDGTGYPAGLRGRSIPTGSRIILVVDAFDALTTDRPYRQGRSHFEALEVIKQHSGTQFDPEIVAALESLVGQEVV; via the coding sequence TTGACTTTCTATCTACCTCTACTACTGCTCATCGGCATTGCGGGTATCTTCTCTGGCTGGATTGAATTCCGATTCGAGGATTTCGGGTTGCTACCTCTATCGCTGGCTTCCGCTGTTGTGCTTGCGCTTCTAGTTATCATGGGAACAGGAATCGCATTAGCGACTGGAATCGTTGCCTCTGTTCTGGGACAGGCCCTCCTCGGAAATGCCATTAAAGCAAACTTGGCCGGAGAAGCCGCAAGATCTATGCTGCTTCTTAGCATCCCTCTTGGGGTGACGACTCTTTTGCTGGACAGGGCTTCCCTGTCCGGTACTTCGTCTTACATCGTCCTGCTCACTTGCGGAATTTTTCTCATCATTGATGCGGTGCTGCGCGTCTTTAGCCTAATCTCGAGCGAACGAATCGGACTCTCCAGGGCAGTGCCACTTGTATTTACGACACTCTACCCCTACTATCTTCTTACCCCTCCCCTGGTTCTCCTGCTGGCCATAAGTCGCGAGGTGTTCGGGCTCCTGGGTCTTGTGGTTGGGATAGCGGTTGTGGCCGAGCTCTGCTATCCATGGAAACTTCTCAACGAGCAGAGTGTACTGCTATTTCGAAGCTTGAAGATGATCTCCCAGGCGGTAGATTTGAAAGATCCTTACACTTCGAACCACTCAAGAAGGGTGGCTGATTTAGCTGTCAAGGTTGCAAGGAGAATGGGCTTGCCCGAGTCCGAGATTCCCACGATCCGTACAGCTGCGCTTATGCATGATATCGGGAAAATTGGGATTCCTGTTGACATCATCAGGAAACCTCAGCGACTTACCTCACAGGAGATGACCGTCGTGCGGAGGCATCCTATTGCGGGGGCTGAGTTGATCCAGAGTCTTGATGAGAAGGCTGCTGAGATAGTAAAGCACAGCCATGAGCACTTTGACGGCACAGGGTATCCTGCGGGCCTTCGGGGAAGATCCATCCCGACAGGCTCGCGAATCATCCTCGTGGTCGATGCATTTGACGCACTGACGACCGATAGGCCTTATCGGCAAGGGAGATCACATTTTGAGGCCTTAGAGGTTATCAAACAGCATTCAGGAACTCAGTTCGACCCTGAGATCGTGGCTGCTCTTGAATCGCTAGTTGGACAGGAGGTGGTTTGA